In the Chitinophagaceae bacterium genome, one interval contains:
- a CDS encoding ABC transporter permease — protein MQVPLNLRIFLTEAGELSRFTGKFFKQWYKPRYEFAELLRQCYIIGYKSLPLVGLTAFIMGLVLTMQLRPSMVDYGVESEIPAIVGIAVIREIGPVITALIFAGKIGSSIGAELGSMKVTEQIDAMEVSGTNPFKYLVVTRVLAATLMLPVLIMLGDAISLYGSWLGVNIRSATSFDLFWTQVYDNLSFKDVLPAFIKSYFFGFAVGIIGCYKGYNSNKGTEGVGRSANSAVVVSSVVIFVIDLLAVQVTDVLGFN, from the coding sequence ATGCAAGTGCCATTAAACCTGAGGATATTCTTAACGGAAGCAGGGGAGTTGTCCCGCTTTACCGGTAAGTTTTTTAAACAGTGGTACAAACCCCGTTATGAGTTTGCAGAACTGTTGCGGCAATGTTATATCATTGGGTATAAATCGCTTCCATTGGTAGGGTTAACGGCTTTTATCATGGGACTGGTGCTGACCATGCAGTTACGCCCCTCCATGGTTGACTATGGGGTGGAATCAGAAATACCCGCCATTGTTGGTATTGCCGTTATCCGGGAGATAGGCCCGGTGATCACTGCACTGATATTCGCCGGGAAGATCGGCAGCAGTATCGGTGCCGAACTCGGTTCCATGAAAGTGACGGAACAGATAGACGCCATGGAAGTGAGCGGTACAAACCCCTTTAAATACCTGGTGGTGACCAGGGTGCTTGCGGCCACCTTAATGCTGCCCGTTCTTATCATGCTGGGGGACGCTATTTCCCTGTACGGCTCCTGGCTTGGCGTGAATATCCGCAGCGCCACCAGTTTTGACCTGTTCTGGACACAGGTATACGATAATCTTTCATTCAAAGATGTACTGCCCGCATTTATTAAGAGTTATTTTTTTGGTTTTGCCGTGGGCATAATAGGTTGTTATAAGGGATACAACAGCAATAAGGGTACGGAAGGGGTGGGCCGTTCTGCCAATTCAGCCGTTGTGGTCTCATCGGTGGTGATCTTTGTTATTGATCTGCTGGCCGTGCAGGTAACAGATGTATTGGGTTTTAATTAG
- a CDS encoding MCE family protein, with protein sequence MAKQLFNNTKLGAFVLGGLVFLVLLLYMIGKNRNLFGKSFELKARFENVHGLVAGNNVRFSGIQAGTVENVKILSDTVIEVTLLVDKKLQGIIRRNAVVSISTDGLVGNKVVNIVPGHIPGPLAEEGDLLTTRKAVATDEMLQTLYKTNLDVAIIAADLKTAVQRINSSNALWTLLNDETLPQGLRASVASLRSATQKADNMVGQLDAIVTDVKNGKGSVGALLTDTSFARNLNEAVLKIRYVGEEADSLAGEINKVGAGLRNDINNGQGAVNALLKDTGMVLKLNTSLDNIQKGTDAFNQNMEALKHNFLLRGYFRKQEKKKTKEGIRQD encoded by the coding sequence ATGGCCAAACAACTCTTCAATAATACGAAATTGGGTGCTTTTGTCCTGGGTGGCCTGGTCTTTCTGGTTTTATTGTTATATATGATCGGGAAGAACAGGAACCTGTTCGGAAAGAGCTTTGAACTGAAAGCAAGATTTGAAAATGTACATGGACTGGTTGCCGGGAATAATGTCCGGTTCTCCGGTATCCAGGCCGGCACTGTTGAAAATGTGAAAATACTGAGTGATACCGTCATTGAAGTGACCCTGCTGGTGGATAAAAAGTTGCAGGGTATTATCCGCCGGAATGCAGTTGTTTCCATATCTACGGACGGGCTGGTGGGAAACAAAGTGGTGAATATCGTTCCGGGGCATATCCCGGGCCCGTTAGCGGAGGAAGGGGATCTGCTCACTACCCGGAAAGCCGTTGCCACGGATGAAATGCTGCAAACCCTCTACAAGACCAACCTGGATGTAGCGATCATAGCGGCGGACCTGAAAACAGCTGTCCAGCGCATCAACAGCAGTAATGCACTGTGGACCCTGCTGAATGATGAGACTTTGCCGCAGGGTTTGCGTGCCTCAGTTGCCAGTTTGCGTTCAGCGACCCAAAAGGCAGACAACATGGTCGGTCAGCTGGATGCCATCGTTACAGATGTAAAGAACGGGAAGGGATCCGTTGGAGCCCTTTTAACAGATACCTCTTTTGCCCGCAACCTGAATGAAGCCGTTCTCAAGATCCGGTACGTGGGCGAGGAGGCCGATTCTTTGGCCGGGGAGATCAATAAAGTGGGGGCTGGTCTGCGGAATGATATCAATAACGGGCAGGGTGCTGTGAATGCCCTGCTCAAAGATACCGGGATGGTGCTGAAACTGAATACAAGCCTTGATAATATCCAGAAAGGTACAGATGCTTTTAACCAGAACATGGAAGCATTAAAACATAATTTCCTGTTGCGGGGATATTTCAGGAAACAGGAAAAGAAAAAAACAAAGGAGGGTATAAGGCAGGATTAG
- a CDS encoding prolyl oligopeptidase family serine peptidase codes for MKKLFLPVLLFIGINLFAQNKKPLDHSVYDGWKSIGERMISNDGKYIVYAVNPQEGDGELVIQNPETRYKKVIPRAYGAVITQDSRYLVFKIRPFFQDTRQAKIKKKKADDMPKDSIGILELGKEDVVKIARVKGFKTAEKGSGWVAYQMEKPLPDTTKKTKPPVVVDSAKMNMDKLVKLADSVIRKSIDSVRGNVTREEVISAAQKAAREILRKGKDELLFDEYGLTDAEGDDAPGGAASEGTDLVVRRMGDNKEKTFKLVSEYYFDKKGTRILIETTKNSKDSNSRALVLLYDLGSERTDTVMKAFNDAKNFSFDEEGTQLAFVAERDSSAKSLQKFYKLWYHTTGQDSARLLAEKNTVGMQIGFTISENAAPRFSKDGKKLFFGTAPIKAPKDTTLVDFELARLDVWHYNDDYLQPQQVKQLDQELRRSYMAVMRPGDDRIVQLGADDAENITLVDEGNAGWVLGESTKGNRVEAQWTGRVKTTAYAISTADGKRRMIKANSIVNFEPSPAGKFVYWYDPAQKNYFAWDAATGNTKNITDKIKEPIYDVENDVPDHPRQQGITGWTENDRYFLINDVYDIWQVDPVAAELPRNISNGWGKKHKTDLNYVRLDPEKRFFKAGETILLRSQNKSNKYGGFYTKKLDEVSDPALLTEGPYLFANPVKAKDAEQYIVQRSNISQSELFATADLKMLAQLSDVASQQKEYNWLGVELVKWKMFDGKMSEGLLFKPENFDPKKKYPVIFYFYERNADGLYAYRAPAPSASTVNIAYFVSNGYLVFDPNIYYKDGEPGPSAYNSVVSAAKYLSKMPWVDSARMAIQGQSWGGYQVAYLITKTNMFRAAWAGAPVANMTSAYGGIRWGSGLNRQFQYEHTQSRIGANLWQRQELYLKNSPLFSADKVNTPLVIMHNDADGAVPWYQGIEYFTALRRLGKKVWMLQYNGEDHNLVERKNRKDLSIRLSQFFDYYLKDAKPAKWIRAGLPATEKGKDWGLD; via the coding sequence ATGAAGAAGCTGTTTCTCCCGGTTTTACTGTTCATCGGTATTAACCTTTTTGCCCAAAATAAAAAACCATTGGACCATTCCGTTTATGATGGCTGGAAAAGCATCGGCGAACGGATGATCAGCAATGACGGTAAATATATTGTGTATGCCGTAAATCCCCAGGAAGGCGATGGTGAGCTGGTGATACAGAACCCGGAGACCAGGTATAAGAAAGTGATCCCCCGTGCTTATGGTGCGGTGATAACACAGGACAGCCGGTACCTAGTATTTAAAATAAGACCATTCTTCCAGGATACCCGGCAGGCAAAGATCAAGAAGAAGAAAGCCGATGATATGCCTAAAGACTCCATTGGTATTTTAGAACTGGGTAAAGAAGATGTGGTGAAGATCGCCCGGGTAAAAGGGTTTAAAACTGCGGAGAAGGGTTCTGGCTGGGTTGCTTACCAGATGGAAAAGCCTTTGCCCGATACCACAAAGAAGACCAAACCCCCGGTGGTGGTTGATTCAGCCAAAATGAATATGGATAAACTGGTGAAGCTGGCCGATTCAGTGATACGTAAGTCCATTGATTCGGTCAGGGGAAATGTTACCAGGGAAGAAGTGATATCTGCTGCACAAAAGGCGGCCAGGGAGATACTGCGGAAAGGAAAGGATGAACTGCTGTTTGATGAATATGGTTTAACGGATGCGGAAGGGGATGATGCACCCGGTGGCGCAGCATCGGAGGGAACAGACCTGGTTGTAAGACGCATGGGCGACAACAAAGAGAAAACATTCAAACTGGTAAGCGAATATTATTTCGATAAGAAAGGGACCCGGATCTTGATAGAAACCACAAAGAACAGCAAAGACAGCAACAGCAGGGCATTGGTTCTTTTATATGATCTTGGTTCTGAAAGAACGGATACCGTGATGAAGGCCTTCAACGATGCAAAGAACTTCAGCTTTGATGAAGAAGGGACGCAGCTGGCCTTTGTTGCAGAACGGGACAGCAGTGCCAAGTCCCTCCAGAAGTTCTATAAGTTATGGTATCATACAACCGGGCAGGACAGCGCCAGGCTGCTGGCAGAAAAAAACACGGTGGGCATGCAGATCGGTTTTACCATCAGCGAAAATGCAGCACCCCGCTTCAGTAAGGACGGGAAGAAATTATTCTTCGGTACAGCGCCCATCAAAGCGCCAAAGGATACCACGCTGGTGGATTTTGAACTGGCAAGACTGGATGTGTGGCATTACAACGATGATTACCTTCAACCGCAACAGGTAAAGCAGCTTGACCAGGAATTGAGGCGCAGTTATATGGCCGTAATGAGACCCGGTGATGACAGGATCGTTCAGCTTGGTGCAGATGACGCTGAAAATATAACACTGGTTGATGAAGGCAATGCCGGCTGGGTACTGGGCGAAAGCACAAAGGGCAACCGGGTTGAAGCGCAATGGACGGGAAGGGTAAAGACCACGGCTTATGCCATCAGCACGGCAGATGGTAAACGAAGAATGATAAAGGCAAATTCAATCGTAAATTTTGAACCTTCTCCCGCCGGCAAATTTGTTTACTGGTATGACCCGGCACAAAAAAATTATTTTGCCTGGGATGCGGCAACGGGGAACACAAAAAATATCACCGACAAAATAAAAGAACCGATCTATGATGTGGAAAATGATGTACCGGATCATCCCCGGCAGCAGGGCATAACCGGCTGGACAGAAAATGACCGCTATTTCCTCATCAACGATGTATATGATATCTGGCAGGTGGACCCGGTTGCTGCTGAGTTGCCCAGGAACATCAGCAATGGCTGGGGTAAGAAGCATAAAACGGATCTTAATTACGTACGACTCGATCCGGAGAAACGTTTTTTCAAGGCCGGCGAGACCATCCTGCTCCGTTCCCAGAACAAATCAAATAAGTACGGCGGCTTTTATACAAAAAAACTGGATGAGGTCTCAGACCCGGCGCTGCTTACCGAGGGACCGTATTTATTCGCCAACCCGGTTAAAGCAAAAGATGCAGAGCAGTATATTGTTCAGCGAAGCAATATCAGTCAGAGTGAACTCTTTGCAACGGCTGACCTGAAAATGCTTGCCCAGCTGAGTGATGTGGCCAGCCAGCAAAAAGAATACAACTGGTTGGGTGTGGAACTGGTTAAATGGAAAATGTTCGACGGCAAGATGAGCGAAGGTCTATTATTCAAGCCGGAGAATTTTGATCCGAAGAAAAAATATCCTGTCATATTTTATTTCTACGAACGAAATGCCGATGGCCTGTATGCTTACCGGGCACCTGCCCCGAGTGCTTCCACGGTCAACATTGCCTATTTTGTGAGCAATGGATACCTGGTCTTCGATCCGAATATTTATTACAAAGATGGAGAGCCCGGTCCAAGTGCTTACAACAGTGTGGTGAGTGCTGCAAAATACCTTTCAAAGATGCCCTGGGTTGACAGTGCCCGCATGGCCATCCAGGGACAGAGCTGGGGGGGATACCAGGTTGCCTACCTCATCACCAAAACAAATATGTTCAGGGCTGCATGGGCGGGTGCGCCGGTTGCCAATATGACCAGCGCTTATGGTGGCATACGCTGGGGCAGCGGACTGAACCGGCAATTCCAGTACGAACATACACAAAGCCGTATCGGGGCAAACCTCTGGCAGCGACAGGAACTTTACCTGAAAAATTCTCCTTTATTTTCGGCTGATAAAGTGAATACACCATTGGTGATCATGCACAACGATGCGGATGGCGCTGTACCCTGGTACCAGGGCATTGAATATTTTACTGCTTTGCGCCGGCTTGGGAAAAAAGTATGGATGCTGCAGTACAATGGCGAAGACCATAACCTGGTGGAGCGTAAGAACCGTAAGGACCTTTCCATACGGCTGAGCCAGTTCTTCGATTATTATTTAAAAGATGCCAAACCGGCCAAATGGATACGGGCAGGTTTGCCTGCAACAGAGAAGGGAAAAGACTGGGGGCTGGATTAG
- a CDS encoding gliding motility-associated C-terminal domain-containing protein, producing MKQVLTLLLIAVVALFSNCSKSSDPLVHVNCDSLVTDTAGSGDNGRVYMPNAFSPNNDGLNDICRPVTQNIDSIIFTIYDESNTVLFTTALLGQGWQPYSTANSAKKYYYRIQATTLAGKKIGKCGEVFSLTCFPVNPPKSFYYFEDMLTPGGFTGTTNEILPACL from the coding sequence ATGAAACAGGTCCTTACCCTCCTTTTGATCGCAGTGGTTGCGTTGTTTTCCAATTGTTCAAAATCCAGCGACCCCCTGGTGCATGTTAACTGCGACAGCCTGGTTACGGATACCGCAGGCAGCGGCGACAACGGACGGGTTTACATGCCCAATGCCTTCAGCCCCAACAACGACGGGCTCAATGACATCTGCAGGCCCGTGACCCAGAACATAGATTCCATAATTTTTACCATTTATGATGAGAGCAATACCGTGCTGTTCACTACAGCTTTACTGGGGCAGGGATGGCAACCTTACAGCACCGCTAATTCGGCAAAGAAATATTATTACCGGATACAGGCCACAACCCTGGCGGGTAAGAAGATCGGGAAATGCGGAGAGGTATTCAGCCTCACCTGTTTCCCGGTGAATCCGCCAAAAAGTTTCTATTATTTTGAAGACATGCTGACACCGGGAGGGTTCACGGGAACAACGAATGAAATACTGCCTGCATGTTTATAA
- a CDS encoding RNA methyltransferase codes for MTPERNERLTSVLNKRQPDLTVVLENVFDPHNISAVMRTCDAVGIQDIYILNTRIPPHKKWGAKSSSSAAKWLSIHQFTDAAACFAELRKHFKKIYTTHLSSDAVGLHELDLIGPVALVFGNEHSGVSEEIITLADGNFIIPQVGIIKSLNISVACAVCLYEAYRQKNNAGHYNSVKLEGEKLRSLRDEWGFLEDDPA; via the coding sequence ATGACCCCGGAAAGAAACGAACGGCTCACCTCCGTACTGAACAAACGCCAGCCCGACCTGACGGTGGTACTGGAAAACGTCTTTGACCCGCATAACATTTCTGCGGTGATGCGTACCTGCGATGCGGTGGGCATCCAGGATATTTACATACTTAATACCCGGATACCTCCCCATAAAAAGTGGGGAGCAAAAAGCTCTTCCAGCGCCGCCAAATGGCTCAGCATTCACCAGTTCACCGATGCGGCGGCGTGTTTTGCTGAATTGAGAAAGCATTTTAAAAAAATTTACACAACACATTTAAGCAGTGATGCCGTAGGACTGCATGAACTTGATCTTATCGGACCGGTTGCATTGGTCTTCGGGAATGAACACAGCGGGGTAAGTGAGGAGATCATCACCCTGGCAGATGGGAATTTCATCATACCGCAGGTAGGGATCATTAAATCACTAAATATCTCGGTTGCCTGTGCGGTGTGCCTGTATGAAGCCTACCGGCAAAAGAACAATGCCGGGCATTATAACAGCGTGAAGCTGGAAGGGGAAAAACTAAGATCCCTTCGGGATGAATGGGGATTTCTTGAAGACGACCCAGCATAG
- a CDS encoding SDR family oxidoreductase: MKLLILGATGRTGQQLVAQALEQHHEVTAFVRDPSKLELQHEKLTVVKGDVLDKDVLMKALEGKDAVVSALGRGMSLKSNNLITNAMNILVPAMNATGVKRLIFESGFGVGETNRQASFIQKMIFGTFLRNLYADKARGEAVLRKSSLDWTLVYPVRLINGPRTGKYKAGEQFSMKGQPTICRADVADFMLRQLTDNTYLKKLPVLTT; encoded by the coding sequence ATGAAACTGTTGATATTAGGAGCAACGGGTCGTACCGGGCAACAATTGGTTGCCCAGGCGCTTGAACAGCATCACGAGGTTACTGCCTTTGTACGGGACCCCTCAAAACTGGAGCTGCAGCATGAAAAGTTGACGGTGGTGAAAGGAGATGTGCTTGACAAGGATGTTTTAATGAAAGCACTTGAAGGAAAGGATGCAGTTGTAAGCGCCCTGGGGCGGGGCATGTCGCTGAAATCAAACAACCTGATCACCAATGCCATGAATATCCTGGTTCCTGCCATGAATGCAACAGGTGTAAAACGGCTTATCTTTGAATCCGGTTTTGGCGTGGGAGAAACCAACAGGCAGGCCAGTTTTATACAGAAAATGATTTTCGGTACTTTTTTAAGAAACCTCTACGCAGATAAGGCAAGAGGAGAGGCGGTACTTCGTAAAAGCAGTCTTGACTGGACCCTGGTTTATCCTGTCCGCCTTATCAATGGTCCCCGCACGGGTAAATACAAAGCGGGCGAACAGTTCTCCATGAAAGGTCAGCCAACAATTTGCCGGGCTGATGTTGCAGATTTCATGCTTAGGCAGTTGACAGATAATACGTACCTGAAAAAACTTCCGGTGTTGACGACTTAG
- a CDS encoding PH domain-containing protein, whose protein sequence is MRTVLKKDEKILLITRQHWLRLALPFFAWILLAVILIWWLQNRTAFIIVLITAIYTMLEYVNWKYNLWCVTNLRVVDETGFFTRYSKESPLDKINNVEYDQSIWGRIFGYGNVDIQTAAELGETTYTLIHHPKLLKDTITHAQEEYKKMQISNQATQLAQAIARTNAAQPSQQMIADELQKLFDLLQKGAITQEEYTAQKNKLMGN, encoded by the coding sequence ATGCGAACAGTACTCAAAAAAGACGAAAAGATATTACTCATAACAAGGCAACACTGGTTAAGACTGGCGTTGCCTTTTTTTGCATGGATCCTGCTGGCAGTCATATTGATATGGTGGTTGCAGAACCGTACCGCTTTTATCATTGTGTTAATAACGGCCATCTATACCATGCTGGAGTATGTGAACTGGAAATACAATCTCTGGTGCGTAACCAATTTACGGGTGGTGGATGAAACGGGTTTCTTTACCCGCTATTCCAAAGAAAGCCCGCTGGATAAGATCAATAATGTGGAATACGATCAATCCATCTGGGGGCGCATCTTCGGTTATGGCAACGTGGATATTCAAACCGCTGCCGAACTGGGCGAAACCACTTACACCCTCATCCACCATCCCAAACTTTTAAAAGACACCATCACCCATGCCCAGGAAGAATACAAGAAGATGCAGATAAGCAACCAGGCCACCCAGCTTGCACAGGCCATTGCAAGAACAAATGCTGCACAACCATCGCAACAAATGATAGCCGACGAATTGCAGAAACTGTTTGACCTGCTGCAAAAGGGCGCCATTACGCAGGAAGAGTATACCGCACAGAAGAATAAACTGATGGGGAACTGA
- a CDS encoding M13 family metallopeptidase codes for MKKIFFVLATIAVFISCKSNKKETTAKPDVLAANIDSTVKPGEDFFDYANGGWIKKNPIPGEQSSWGIGNLVIEENLKRLREISEKAAAGKAGKGSNDQKIGDFWTMAMDSVKIEADGLKPIQPLLDKINAITDVKSLVSTVAELKKIGSGTLFGEYVGQDAKQSDVMAYQLWQGGLGLPEREYYFKNDSATVNIRSMYTRYMTKMLTLSGEDEANAATAANNILLMETRLAKASRKIEDLRDPYKNYNKMAITDLNRIAANIDWIAYLKSMDVQRVDSVIVGQPEFFTALGDVLAKTPINDLKQYVKFNLLSDLSGVLPDAYGTEAFNFNKLFSGAKERRPRWKRAIQMEENAMGEMLGQLYVKEFFNETAKKRYTNMVEDIRAALKDRIAKLSWMSDSTKQKAYAKLASIKSKVGYPDKWKDFSAMDIGRESLAKNYMNANRWWHNYNYSKLGKPVDRDEWDMTPQTYNAYYNPSNNEIVLPAGIFTVPGYRDEELDDAVVYGYGGASTIGHEITHGFDDEGRQFDDKGNLVSWWTKTDEASFKNRAGVMVKQFNEFEPVKGYHINGKATLGENIADLGGILLGIEAFKKTNQYKENKSIAGLTPMQRYFMGYALGWLGHTREEQLRSRLLTDVHSPAKYRVNGPFVDVDEFYSTFSIKPGDKMYRADSLRVRIW; via the coding sequence ATGAAAAAAATATTTTTTGTCCTGGCAACCATTGCCGTGTTCATCTCCTGCAAAAGCAATAAAAAGGAAACAACAGCAAAGCCCGATGTACTTGCCGCCAATATCGACAGCACGGTAAAGCCCGGTGAGGATTTTTTTGACTATGCCAATGGCGGATGGATAAAAAAGAACCCCATACCCGGTGAACAGTCGAGCTGGGGCATCGGCAACCTGGTAATTGAAGAGAACCTGAAACGCCTGAGGGAAATTTCTGAAAAAGCAGCAGCCGGCAAAGCCGGCAAAGGAAGCAACGACCAAAAGATAGGCGACTTCTGGACCATGGCCATGGACAGTGTCAAGATCGAAGCAGATGGATTAAAACCCATTCAGCCATTACTGGACAAAATAAATGCCATCACCGATGTTAAGTCATTGGTAAGCACCGTGGCCGAATTAAAAAAGATCGGCTCGGGTACTTTGTTTGGCGAATACGTGGGACAGGATGCAAAACAAAGTGATGTGATGGCCTACCAGCTGTGGCAGGGTGGATTGGGCCTTCCGGAAAGGGAATATTATTTCAAGAATGATTCTGCAACGGTCAATATCCGCAGCATGTATACCCGGTATATGACCAAAATGCTCACCCTGTCGGGAGAGGATGAAGCCAATGCTGCAACAGCCGCCAATAACATCCTGCTGATGGAAACCAGGCTGGCCAAAGCATCGCGTAAGATAGAGGACCTGCGTGACCCGTATAAGAACTACAACAAAATGGCCATCACCGACCTGAACAGGATAGCAGCAAATATTGACTGGATCGCTTATTTAAAAAGCATGGATGTGCAGCGGGTGGATTCGGTGATCGTTGGGCAACCTGAATTTTTCACAGCCCTCGGTGATGTACTTGCCAAAACGCCCATCAACGACCTGAAGCAATATGTGAAATTCAACCTGCTCAGCGACCTGTCGGGCGTGTTACCTGATGCCTATGGTACCGAAGCATTCAACTTCAATAAACTGTTCAGCGGGGCAAAGGAAAGAAGGCCCAGGTGGAAACGTGCCATCCAGATGGAAGAGAATGCCATGGGCGAAATGCTGGGGCAACTTTATGTAAAAGAGTTCTTCAACGAAACTGCCAAGAAACGCTATACCAATATGGTGGAAGACATCCGTGCCGCATTGAAGGACCGGATCGCCAAACTCTCCTGGATGAGCGACAGCACCAAGCAGAAAGCCTATGCCAAATTAGCATCTATAAAAAGCAAAGTAGGTTATCCCGATAAATGGAAGGATTTTTCAGCCATGGATATCGGCAGGGAGAGCCTGGCAAAAAATTACATGAATGCAAACCGGTGGTGGCATAACTATAACTACAGTAAATTAGGCAAACCTGTTGACCGGGATGAATGGGACATGACCCCGCAAACCTACAATGCCTATTACAACCCGAGCAATAATGAGATCGTTTTGCCAGCCGGCATATTTACCGTACCTGGTTACCGGGATGAAGAACTGGACGATGCGGTGGTATATGGATATGGCGGCGCCAGTACCATCGGCCATGAGATCACCCACGGCTTTGATGATGAAGGAAGGCAGTTTGATGATAAAGGGAACCTGGTGAGCTGGTGGACAAAAACAGATGAAGCGTCATTTAAAAACAGGGCCGGGGTAATGGTAAAGCAATTCAACGAATTTGAACCGGTGAAGGGCTATCACATCAACGGCAAGGCTACACTTGGTGAGAACATTGCGGACCTGGGTGGTATCTTATTGGGGATTGAAGCCTTCAAAAAAACAAACCAGTACAAAGAGAATAAGAGCATAGCGGGCCTTACACCCATGCAACGCTATTTCATGGGCTATGCATTGGGCTGGCTGGGCCATACAAGAGAAGAACAGTTGAGAAGCCGTTTATTGACGGATGTACACTCACCTGCCAAATACCGTGTCAACGGGCCTTTTGTGGACGTGGATGAATTCTATTCAACCTTCAGCATCAAGCCGGGCGACAAGATGTACCGGGCAGACAGTTTACGGGTGAGGATCTGGTAG
- a CDS encoding ATP-binding cassette domain-containing protein, which produces MITEVKQEALKNPSLPGEPVLIIRNLYKSFGDNHVLVDFSLEIRKGESVVVLGKSGSGKSVLIKCIIGLLKPDKGSIAMFGENIPGMEEEELDKIRAKVGFLFQSNALYDSMTVRENLEFPLRRHWIEVSQEEVNLMVQEALEDVGLLHTIDMMPAELSGGMRKRIALARTLILKPEIILYDEPTTGLDPVTAKEIIELMNEIQLKYNTTSLIISHDMNCVQKASNRVVVLLNGHCYAGGTFEQLKQDTDQGVKQFFE; this is translated from the coding sequence ATGATCACAGAAGTTAAACAGGAAGCATTAAAAAATCCCTCTTTGCCGGGAGAACCCGTTTTGATAATACGTAACTTGTATAAATCATTTGGCGACAATCATGTGCTGGTTGATTTCAGCCTGGAAATAAGAAAAGGGGAAAGTGTGGTTGTGCTTGGGAAGTCCGGTTCCGGTAAATCGGTACTGATAAAATGCATCATTGGTTTGCTGAAACCGGACAAAGGCAGCATTGCGATGTTCGGGGAAAACATACCCGGTATGGAGGAAGAAGAACTGGATAAGATAAGGGCCAAAGTGGGATTCTTATTCCAGAGCAATGCCCTGTATGATTCAATGACCGTTCGGGAGAATCTTGAATTTCCCCTGCGCAGGCACTGGATCGAGGTTTCGCAGGAAGAGGTGAACCTGATGGTACAGGAAGCACTGGAGGATGTGGGCCTGCTGCATACCATTGATATGATGCCGGCGGAACTGTCCGGCGGCATGCGGAAAAGGATCGCATTGGCCCGTACGTTGATCCTGAAACCGGAGATCATTTTATATGATGAACCTACCACCGGACTTGATCCGGTAACGGCAAAGGAGATCATTGAACTGATGAATGAGATCCAGCTGAAATACAACACCACCTCACTGATCATTTCACATGACATGAACTGTGTGCAGAAGGCCAGTAACCGGGTGGTGGTCCTGCTGAACGGCCATTGTTATGCAGGCGGTACGTTTGAACAACTGAAACAGGATACAGATCAGGGGGTAAAACAATTTTTTGAATGA